Proteins encoded in a region of the Rhodococcus sp. SBT000017 genome:
- a CDS encoding prephenate dehydrogenase dimerization domain-containing protein has translation MNSVTRSESGDSVVVVGGSGAVGRLMVDLLLADRVPVTIVDVHGGSAPGGSAAIAGDITEPDAPVESVLRQAATVILAVPESVALRADLSAIRPDTLLVETLSVKSGFSRHVQDARPIGAAVGINPMFAPSLGMAGRPVAAVVHRPGPPVDAFLDSITRWGGRVVHLDAARHDRLAAATQALTHASVLAFGMALAELDLPFVDIDAVAPPPHATMLAVLARITGGEPEVYWDVQAGNPHAADARAALHRATQTVSETVDSGSEADFARLLAQAEAALGGNGDRYRALCAEMFGIVRGSGGSP, from the coding sequence ATGAACTCGGTGACGCGGTCGGAGTCCGGTGACTCGGTAGTGGTGGTCGGAGGTTCGGGAGCGGTCGGCCGCTTGATGGTCGACCTCCTGCTCGCGGACCGCGTGCCGGTGACCATCGTGGACGTGCACGGCGGCTCGGCGCCCGGGGGTTCGGCGGCGATCGCCGGCGATATCACCGAACCAGACGCTCCGGTCGAGTCGGTGCTGAGACAAGCCGCCACGGTGATTCTGGCGGTCCCCGAATCCGTGGCACTGCGGGCCGACCTGTCCGCGATTCGCCCCGACACCCTGCTGGTGGAAACCCTCTCGGTGAAGTCCGGCTTCTCCCGCCATGTGCAGGACGCACGTCCGATAGGTGCCGCGGTGGGAATCAATCCCATGTTCGCCCCGTCCCTCGGGATGGCCGGACGCCCGGTCGCCGCCGTCGTGCACCGACCCGGCCCGCCGGTGGATGCCTTCCTGGACAGCATCACGCGGTGGGGCGGCCGAGTGGTCCATCTCGACGCGGCACGCCATGATCGCCTCGCCGCGGCGACGCAGGCGCTGACGCACGCCAGCGTCCTGGCGTTCGGCATGGCTCTGGCCGAACTGGACCTTCCGTTCGTCGATATCGACGCCGTTGCGCCTCCCCCACACGCGACGATGCTTGCCGTGCTCGCTCGCATCACCGGCGGCGAACCCGAGGTCTACTGGGATGTCCAGGCGGGCAATCCGCACGCCGCCGACGCCAGGGCTGCGCTACACCGAGCGACGCAGACGGTGAGCGAGACGGTCGACTCCGGTTCCGAGGCCGACTTCGCCCGCCTGTTGGCGCAGGCCGAAGCCGCTCTGGGCGGGAACGGCGATCGGTATCGAGCATTGTGTGCGGAGATGTTCGGTATCGTTCGAGGCAGCGGTGGTAGCCCATAG